A DNA window from Gemmatimonadaceae bacterium contains the following coding sequences:
- a CDS encoding amidohydrolase family protein translates to MLIDVHNHFYPPEYLGALEKGDSEVKITIDAEGNPCIHYPGDYNVAVRGHRDIDYRQEVVEREGVDTQIITFTTPGTHVESPERAVRFARLVNDAFAKIVRERSPRFKSLATLPLNDPAASVAELTRAMTQLGFPGAMVFSNVNGVALADKRYEPLWAEANRLGAIIHIHPTDPVGVEAMTDYWLMPLVGFLADTTLAAAKLVFAGVPERYPNIKWVLGHLGGAIPYLVERLDRGFEAFPDCRADISRKPSEYLRNFYYDCVNFDPNALRCCVDFAGAGQLLAASDYPHQIGSISKMKASLAALRVSDEERKKIMSENARQLYKL, encoded by the coding sequence ATGCTGATTGACGTTCACAATCACTTCTATCCACCCGAATACCTCGGCGCGCTCGAGAAGGGCGACAGTGAGGTGAAGATCACCATCGATGCAGAGGGCAATCCCTGCATCCATTACCCGGGAGACTACAACGTCGCCGTGCGCGGGCATCGCGACATCGATTACCGGCAGGAAGTAGTGGAGCGCGAAGGCGTCGATACGCAGATCATCACCTTCACCACGCCGGGCACGCACGTCGAGTCGCCGGAGCGCGCGGTGCGATTCGCGCGTCTCGTCAACGATGCATTCGCCAAGATCGTGCGTGAACGCTCGCCGCGCTTCAAGTCGCTGGCGACGCTGCCGCTGAACGATCCGGCCGCATCCGTCGCCGAACTGACGCGTGCGATGACGCAGCTGGGCTTTCCGGGCGCGATGGTCTTCAGCAACGTGAACGGCGTGGCGCTCGCCGACAAACGCTACGAGCCGTTGTGGGCCGAAGCCAACCGACTGGGCGCGATCATCCACATCCATCCGACCGATCCGGTCGGTGTCGAAGCGATGACGGACTATTGGCTGATGCCGCTGGTTGGATTCCTGGCCGATACGACCCTTGCCGCGGCGAAGCTGGTCTTCGCCGGCGTGCCCGAGCGCTACCCGAACATCAAGTGGGTGCTCGGCCACCTGGGCGGTGCGATTCCGTATCTGGTCGAGCGTCTCGACCGCGGATTCGAGGCGTTTCCGGACTGCCGGGCGGACATTTCGAGGAAGCCCAGCGAGTATTTACGGAATTTTTATTACGATTGTGTGAACTTCGATCCGAACGCGCTGCGGTGCTGTGTCGATTTCGCCGGCGCCGGCCAACTGCTGGCGGCGAGCGACTATCCGCACCAGATCGGGAGCATCTCGAAGATGAAGGCGAGTCTGGCGGCGCTTCGAGTGAGCGACGAGGAGCGAAAGAAGATCATGTCCGAGAATGCTCGGCAACTTTACAAACTCTAG
- a CDS encoding amino acid permease, with protein MLSRSIGQVHATALVVGIIIGASIFVQPSVITGTVPTVGAVYAVWIVSGVLTLCGALIAAELASAFPQAGGVYVFLREAFSPGVAFLWGWAMFWTMHTGIIAVIAMVFARYLAFFVPVGDAGMRVLAVGGIIVLTAVNYVGVKQGSVLQTTLTILKVAAIALIIVAAFTITPRTDVGHTVDSSASAAGLSLRSFALALVAGLFAFGGWHMVTYAAEETREPERTIPRALVAGVLIVTASYVALNAAYFHLLAPQAIAKSAHVAADAADVLLGRGGAAVMSGVVVVSTFGALNGVILAGPRAYLAMARDRLLVPWAAAIHPRFRTPHRAILLQGVWAVILVSTGTYRALFTRVVYTEWLFFALMAIGLMRLRSRANYRPAYRVWGFPVVPVVFIVSSLSIVINQVVSDGLNAWLGLGFVAAGWPVYLLVSRRSTLLTTPSRHAD; from the coding sequence GTGCTTTCCCGCTCCATCGGCCAGGTGCACGCCACGGCGCTCGTCGTTGGCATCATCATCGGCGCCTCCATCTTCGTACAACCGTCGGTCATCACCGGCACCGTCCCCACGGTCGGCGCGGTGTACGCCGTCTGGATCGTGTCCGGCGTGCTCACGCTCTGCGGCGCGCTGATCGCGGCCGAGCTGGCCTCGGCGTTTCCGCAAGCGGGCGGCGTCTACGTGTTTCTCCGCGAAGCGTTCTCGCCAGGCGTCGCGTTTCTCTGGGGCTGGGCGATGTTCTGGACGATGCACACCGGCATCATCGCCGTCATCGCGATGGTCTTCGCGCGATACCTCGCCTTTTTCGTTCCGGTCGGCGACGCGGGAATGCGCGTGCTCGCGGTGGGCGGCATCATCGTGTTGACGGCCGTGAACTACGTCGGCGTCAAGCAGGGCAGCGTATTGCAGACCACGCTCACGATTCTGAAAGTGGCCGCGATCGCGCTGATCATCGTTGCGGCCTTCACGATCACGCCGCGCACGGACGTCGGGCACACGGTCGATTCGTCGGCATCGGCAGCCGGCCTGTCGCTTCGTTCATTCGCGCTGGCGCTCGTCGCCGGACTCTTCGCGTTCGGCGGCTGGCACATGGTGACGTATGCCGCCGAGGAGACGCGTGAGCCGGAGCGGACGATTCCGCGCGCGCTCGTGGCGGGCGTGCTGATCGTGACGGCAAGCTACGTCGCGCTCAATGCGGCCTACTTTCATCTACTCGCTCCGCAGGCGATCGCGAAGTCGGCGCACGTCGCGGCCGACGCGGCGGACGTGCTCCTTGGCCGCGGTGGCGCGGCGGTGATGTCCGGCGTCGTCGTGGTCTCGACGTTCGGTGCGCTGAACGGCGTCATTCTCGCCGGACCGCGCGCGTACCTGGCGATGGCGCGCGACCGCTTGCTCGTGCCGTGGGCGGCGGCGATCCATCCGCGCTTTCGCACGCCGCATCGCGCGATTCTGCTGCAGGGCGTGTGGGCCGTGATCCTGGTGTCGACCGGCACCTATCGCGCGCTGTTCACGCGCGTCGTGTACACCGAGTGGCTATTCTTCGCCTTGATGGCGATCGGGTTGATGCGCCTGCGATCGCGCGCGAATTATCGGCCGGCCTACCGCGTATGGGGTTTTCCCGTCGTGCCGGTCGTGTTCATCGTTTCGTCGCTTTCCATCGTAATCAATCAAGTGGTGTCGGACGGCCTGAACGCGTGGCTCGGGTTGGGTTTCGTTGCCGCGGGGTGGCCGGTGTATCTCCTGGTGTCTCGCAGGTCGACCTTACTCACGACCCCTTCTCGACATGCTGATTGA
- a CDS encoding aminotransferase class V-fold PLP-dependent enzyme, protein MLAAPGYDLDGWRKRIPLLSSLIPLNNCSQSPQCDVTRAAAERYLASWNGAGMDWDAWMEEVRLAKAEFARLINASPDDVAIFGSVSEATSAVASAIDFSGPRKNVVVTEAEFPTIGHVWLAQERRGATVKWVPVSDEGVIELSAYDSVLDENTAVVSACHGYYLNGALQNLGAIAERAHANGALLYVDAYQSLGTVPVDVKAANVDFLASGNLKFLMGVPGVAFLYVRRDVAERMEPATTGWFGRSNPFAFTVKQLDWAPSATRFDMGTPPIINAYISRAGMQIINDLGVPAVRAWLEVLGRRLIAGAHERGLTVHGPLEMSRKTATTAIVVDDSHHVELEMRRAGFLPSARGPVVRLAPHFYNSIDDVDSALDALTTILARS, encoded by the coding sequence ATGCTCGCCGCCCCCGGTTACGATCTCGACGGCTGGCGGAAGCGCATTCCCCTGCTCTCCTCGTTAATACCGCTCAACAACTGCTCGCAATCGCCGCAGTGTGACGTCACGCGCGCGGCGGCCGAGCGGTATCTCGCATCGTGGAATGGCGCGGGGATGGATTGGGATGCGTGGATGGAAGAAGTGCGGCTCGCAAAGGCCGAGTTCGCGCGGCTGATCAATGCATCGCCCGATGACGTGGCGATCTTCGGCTCGGTGTCCGAAGCGACGAGCGCCGTCGCGAGCGCGATCGACTTCAGCGGCCCACGCAAGAACGTCGTCGTCACCGAAGCGGAGTTTCCGACAATCGGCCACGTGTGGCTCGCGCAGGAACGCCGCGGTGCAACGGTGAAGTGGGTGCCGGTGAGCGACGAAGGTGTCATCGAGCTCAGTGCCTACGACTCCGTCCTCGATGAGAACACCGCCGTCGTCTCCGCGTGCCATGGCTATTACCTCAACGGCGCGCTGCAGAATCTCGGCGCGATCGCCGAGCGTGCGCACGCGAACGGTGCGCTCCTTTACGTCGATGCGTACCAAAGCCTGGGCACCGTACCGGTCGACGTGAAAGCAGCCAACGTCGATTTTCTCGCATCGGGAAATTTGAAATTTCTCATGGGCGTGCCGGGCGTCGCATTTCTGTACGTGCGGCGCGACGTTGCCGAGCGGATGGAACCGGCGACGACGGGCTGGTTCGGCCGGTCGAATCCCTTCGCCTTCACGGTCAAGCAACTCGACTGGGCGCCGTCGGCGACGCGGTTCGACATGGGCACGCCGCCGATCATCAACGCGTACATCTCACGGGCGGGAATGCAGATCATCAATGACTTGGGCGTTCCTGCCGTTCGCGCCTGGCTCGAGGTGCTCGGCCGGCGATTGATCGCGGGCGCCCACGAACGTGGACTGACCGTGCACGGCCCATTGGAGATGTCGCGCAAGACCGCGACGACCGCGATCGTCGTGGACGATTCGCATCACGTCGAGCTGGAGATGCGCCGCGCGGGATTCCTGCCGTCGGCGCGCGGGCCGGTCGTGCGGCTCGCTCCCCATTTCTATAATTCGATCGACGACGTCGATTCCGCGCTGGACGCGCTCACCACGATCCTCGCGCGTTCGTGA
- a CDS encoding sodium-dependent transporter translates to MPAHRETFASRFGTLVTIIGVAIGLGNVWRFPYMVGKFGGAAFVLFYVVVSVVIGVPALMAEFALGRFSRRGPVGAFAAAGIPFGREVGWFFFVVVMAATGYYTAVIGWVLYYAVAQVATGLHMPIDASAVLPPDHGFVAKSFVLQLVCTGAVIITAAAVVGRGLRAGIERASKVVLPVLMIVILILMARSLTLPGAMKGVQWYILKFRWADLTPQVMVAAIGHAIFSLSLGGTFMVVYGSYLDANESLSSPAIWTVVGDTGSALLCGFAIIPAVFALGLEPTSGPGLIFATLPKVFAAIPFGALFGCLFFVGLFGAGYLSDIGAFEVLVAGITDNTRIVRGRAVWVVACAVFVLSIPPTINNGIFVPWDLTFGSGMQTLGSLVAVLAVGWCIARSTALRQLGERGEKPAPRWLYYWIRFGIPAAIGFTGVWWLLSSVFGAVTAV, encoded by the coding sequence GTGCCCGCGCACCGCGAGACGTTTGCCTCGCGATTCGGCACGCTGGTGACGATCATCGGCGTGGCGATCGGACTCGGCAACGTGTGGCGCTTTCCGTACATGGTTGGAAAGTTCGGCGGCGCCGCCTTCGTACTGTTTTATGTCGTCGTGTCGGTCGTCATCGGCGTGCCGGCGCTCATGGCCGAATTCGCGCTCGGACGATTCTCGCGGCGCGGACCCGTTGGCGCATTCGCCGCGGCGGGAATTCCATTCGGCCGCGAGGTTGGCTGGTTCTTCTTCGTCGTCGTGATGGCGGCGACGGGATATTACACCGCCGTCATCGGGTGGGTGTTGTACTACGCGGTCGCGCAGGTGGCGACGGGTCTCCACATGCCGATCGATGCCTCGGCGGTGCTCCCGCCCGACCACGGCTTCGTCGCGAAGTCGTTCGTGCTGCAACTGGTGTGCACCGGTGCAGTCATCATCACGGCGGCGGCGGTCGTCGGCCGAGGATTGCGGGCGGGTATCGAGCGCGCGAGCAAGGTCGTGCTGCCGGTGTTGATGATCGTGATTCTCATCCTCATGGCGCGTTCGCTGACGCTGCCCGGCGCGATGAAGGGGGTGCAGTGGTACATCCTCAAGTTCCGCTGGGCGGATCTCACGCCGCAAGTGATGGTCGCGGCGATCGGCCACGCGATCTTTTCGCTCTCGCTGGGCGGCACGTTCATGGTGGTGTACGGCTCGTATCTCGACGCGAACGAGAGTTTGTCGAGTCCCGCGATCTGGACCGTGGTCGGCGACACCGGCTCGGCGCTGCTCTGCGGATTCGCGATCATTCCCGCGGTGTTCGCGCTCGGTCTCGAGCCGACGTCCGGCCCGGGGTTGATCTTCGCGACGCTGCCGAAGGTCTTCGCGGCGATTCCGTTCGGCGCGCTGTTCGGCTGTCTGTTTTTCGTCGGCTTGTTTGGCGCGGGCTACCTCTCGGACATCGGCGCGTTCGAGGTGCTGGTCGCGGGAATCACCGACAACACGCGGATCGTGCGCGGGCGCGCCGTGTGGGTCGTGGCGTGCGCGGTGTTTGTGCTCTCCATTCCGCCGACGATCAACAACGGTATCTTCGTGCCGTGGGACCTGACGTTCGGCTCGGGGATGCAGACGCTCGGGTCGCTCGTGGCGGTGTTGGCCGTGGGCTGGTGCATCGCGCGGTCGACGGCGCTGCGCCAGCTCGGTGAGCGCGGCGAGAAACCTGCGCCGCGCTGGTTGTATTACTGGATTCGGTTCGGCATTCCCGCCGCGATCGGGTTTACCGGGGTGTGGTGGTTGTTGTCGAGTGTGTTTGGGGCGGTGACGGCGGTGTAG
- a CDS encoding thiamine pyrophosphate-binding protein has protein sequence MPVSVSSSKLIYECLKDVGVRIVSALPETWLVHLIRMSEDDPDMTLVRLAKEEEGVGISAGAHLAGVRSAMLMQNHGFLASVNGIVSCAQLYRIPLLMLISHRGEFGERDPWQTEGGGVTTHVLDALRIPHMLLDSPDHVSRRIHKAQTLAYSASRPVALLLSRDLMWEE, from the coding sequence ATGCCCGTCTCGGTCTCCAGCTCGAAGCTGATCTACGAATGCCTGAAGGACGTCGGGGTGCGCATCGTCTCGGCGCTTCCCGAAACCTGGCTCGTGCATCTCATCCGGATGTCGGAAGACGATCCGGACATGACGCTGGTGCGGCTGGCGAAGGAAGAGGAAGGCGTTGGCATCTCCGCCGGCGCGCACCTGGCCGGCGTGCGCTCGGCGATGCTGATGCAGAATCACGGGTTTCTCGCGTCGGTGAACGGCATCGTGTCGTGTGCACAGCTGTATCGCATTCCGCTGCTGATGCTCATCAGCCACCGCGGCGAGTTCGGCGAGCGCGATCCGTGGCAGACCGAAGGCGGCGGCGTGACGACACACGTGCTCGATGCGCTGCGCATTCCGCATATGCTGCTCGATTCGCCGGACCACGTCTCGCGCCGCATCCACAAGGCGCAGACGCTCGCGTACTCGGCAAGCCGTCCGGTGGCGTTGCTGCTCAGCCGCGATCTGATGTGGGAGGAATAA
- a CDS encoding thiamine pyrophosphate-dependent enzyme has translation MKRRDAMESVYADLEACVVVTIMGAVAAELQSIGHKPNFFYLQHAMGLASSMGLGIALSRPDLRVVVFDGDGSILMNLGGLTTLARYRPTNLVHVVFDNESLLSVGGFPTATSTGSDIAGMARAAGIPRATTVSTLDEFGTAFRGALAANELTTIVAKVEAVGPSGYVTDLSLLENRYQFARYLKSTSS, from the coding sequence ATGAAGCGCCGCGATGCGATGGAGTCCGTGTATGCGGATCTCGAGGCGTGCGTCGTCGTCACGATCATGGGCGCGGTGGCGGCCGAACTGCAGTCGATCGGCCACAAGCCGAACTTCTTCTATCTGCAGCACGCGATGGGCCTGGCGTCGTCGATGGGATTGGGCATTGCGCTCAGCCGCCCGGACCTCAGAGTGGTGGTGTTCGACGGCGACGGGTCGATTCTCATGAACCTCGGCGGGCTCACGACGCTGGCACGCTATCGTCCGACGAATCTCGTGCACGTGGTGTTCGACAACGAGAGCTTGTTGTCAGTCGGCGGCTTCCCGACCGCGACGTCGACGGGCAGCGACATCGCCGGCATGGCGCGCGCCGCTGGAATTCCTCGCGCGACGACCGTGAGTACACTCGACGAGTTTGGCACCGCGTTCCGCGGCGCTCTCGCGGCGAATGAGCTGACGACGATCGTCGCCAAGGTCGAGGCGGTTGGACCCTCGGGTTACGTGACCGACCTGTCGTTGTTAGAGAATCGTTATCAATTCGCGCGGTATCTCAAATCGACGTCATCCTGA
- a CDS encoding cyclase family protein produces MSLLTQLAEELNSGKIKVVDLTSPLGPDTPVIGLPPMFGQSPGLTIEPVSCFDDKGPAWYWNVLHLGEHTGTHFDAPVHWITGKDLPNNTCETIPVRRFVGPACVIDVSREVTADEDFLLMPEHVEAWEKKYGRIPKDSWVLLRTDWSKRSDPTSFLNVKEDGPHSPGFHKSTSELLARDRQVLGVGVETVGTDAGRAGMFDPPFPNHATMHGNGRFGLASLRNLDQLPPTGAIVIAAPLKIVNGSGSPLRVLALV; encoded by the coding sequence ATGTCCCTCCTCACCCAACTCGCCGAAGAGCTCAACTCCGGCAAGATCAAGGTCGTCGACCTCACCTCGCCGCTCGGGCCCGACACTCCCGTCATCGGCCTCCCGCCGATGTTCGGCCAGTCGCCCGGCCTGACCATCGAGCCGGTGTCGTGCTTCGACGACAAAGGGCCGGCATGGTACTGGAACGTCCTGCATCTCGGCGAGCACACCGGCACGCACTTCGACGCGCCGGTGCATTGGATCACCGGCAAGGATCTGCCGAACAACACCTGCGAGACGATCCCGGTGCGGCGCTTCGTCGGGCCGGCATGCGTGATCGACGTCTCGCGCGAGGTCACGGCCGACGAGGACTTTCTGCTCATGCCCGAACACGTCGAGGCGTGGGAAAAGAAGTACGGGCGTATTCCAAAAGACTCATGGGTACTTTTGCGCACCGACTGGAGCAAGCGCTCGGATCCGACATCGTTCCTCAATGTGAAGGAGGACGGTCCGCACTCGCCGGGCTTTCACAAGTCGACGTCCGAGCTGCTCGCGCGGGACCGGCAGGTGCTCGGCGTCGGAGTGGAGACCGTCGGAACAGATGCGGGCCGAGCTGGCATGTTCGATCCGCCGTTCCCGAATCACGCGACGATGCACGGCAACGGCCGGTTCGGGCTGGCATCGTTGCGCAATCTGGATCAACTGCCTCCCACGGGCGCGATCGTGATCGCGGCGCCATTAAAGATTGTCAACGGCAGCGGATCACCATTGAGAGTTCTGGCGCTGGTCTAA
- a CDS encoding M20 family metallo-hydrolase, with product MNRRDFNAAMLGGLAGSAIKPIDLRSMFALTRITPLATPRVNGERLNAHVQALSAYGKNPEGGVSRVAYSDADKAGRAVVMDWMRAAKLEPTIDFAGNIIARRAGRDASLKPILFGSHIDSVPGGGNYDGDVGSLSAIEIARTFGEQGIVTRHPLEIVVWQNEEGGLIGSRAVSGQLEASELKNVTSSGKTIEQGIAFIGGDPSKLDQVKRRKGDIAGYFELHIEQGGNLEKAKQDIGIVEGIVGIEQWDVTVTGIQNHAGTTAMADRHDALLAAARYVEMVNRLVTSIPGRQVGTVGRIQPFPGATNVIPGKVVCSLELRDLDQSKIDMMFARIQTEAKKIGEMNGTSFAFNEIHVNVPAPSDPRMRKFIADSAAGLALSTRVMPSGAGHDAQAMATLGPMGMIFIPSIGGVSHSPKEFSRPRDIVNGANVLLGAVLAADAGLA from the coding sequence ATGAATCGTCGTGATTTCAATGCCGCGATGCTCGGCGGTCTCGCCGGCTCCGCGATCAAGCCGATCGACCTTCGCTCGATGTTCGCACTCACTAGGATCACTCCGCTCGCTACGCCGCGGGTGAATGGCGAACGGCTCAACGCGCACGTTCAGGCGCTATCGGCGTACGGCAAGAACCCCGAAGGTGGAGTCTCGCGGGTCGCATACAGCGATGCCGACAAGGCCGGCCGTGCCGTGGTGATGGACTGGATGCGCGCCGCCAAGCTCGAACCGACGATCGACTTCGCGGGCAACATCATCGCGCGTCGTGCGGGACGCGACGCCTCGCTCAAACCGATCCTGTTCGGCTCGCACATCGATTCCGTCCCCGGCGGCGGCAACTACGACGGCGACGTCGGGTCGCTCTCGGCGATCGAGATCGCGCGGACGTTCGGCGAGCAGGGGATTGTGACGCGGCATCCGCTGGAAATCGTGGTCTGGCAGAACGAGGAAGGCGGTTTGATCGGAAGCCGTGCGGTGAGCGGCCAGCTCGAGGCGAGTGAGCTCAAGAACGTCACGAGCAGCGGCAAAACGATCGAGCAGGGCATCGCGTTCATCGGCGGCGATCCGTCGAAGCTCGATCAGGTGAAGCGCCGCAAAGGCGACATTGCCGGCTACTTCGAGCTGCACATCGAACAGGGCGGAAATCTCGAGAAGGCGAAGCAGGACATCGGCATCGTCGAGGGCATCGTCGGCATCGAGCAGTGGGACGTCACTGTGACGGGCATTCAGAATCACGCCGGCACGACAGCGATGGCGGATCGTCACGACGCACTGCTCGCCGCGGCGCGCTATGTGGAAATGGTGAACAGGCTCGTGACGAGCATTCCGGGCCGGCAGGTCGGGACCGTCGGCCGAATTCAGCCATTCCCCGGCGCGACGAACGTCATTCCGGGCAAGGTGGTGTGCTCGCTCGAGCTGCGCGATCTGGATCAGTCGAAGATCGACATGATGTTCGCGCGCATTCAGACCGAGGCGAAGAAGATCGGTGAAATGAATGGAACGTCCTTCGCGTTCAATGAAATCCACGTCAACGTGCCTGCGCCGTCCGATCCCCGCATGCGGAAGTTCATCGCGGACTCGGCCGCCGGGCTCGCGTTATCGACGCGTGTGATGCCGAGTGGCGCCGGTCACGATGCGCAGGCGATGGCGACGCTCGGGCCGATGGGGATGATTTTCATTCCGTCCATCGGCGGCGTCAGTCACTCGCCGAAAGAGTTTTCACGCCCGCGGGACATTGTGAATGGCGCGAATGTGCTCCTGGGAGCGGTGCTCGCGGCAGATGCGGGTCTCGCGTGA
- a CDS encoding cytochrome d ubiquinol oxidase subunit II: MLSQIGLPEIIAGIMVVALNAYVLMGGADFGGGVWDLLARGPRRLRQRTLIANSIAPIWEANHVWLIVVVVMLFTAFPLAFNELGIVLHIPLTIMLIGIVLRGTAFVFRSYGGEGPARARWGVTFAVASTITPLILGMTIGALASGAVGDASRAVSAGSFAAVYVQPWLGLFPIAIGLMALSLFAFLAAVYLAHASTDADLREDFRLRALGAAVAVFAFAAIGLIVAMRSAPIMAGALLATGWALVLHVVIGASATTAIWALWTRRFGLARVAAAAQVSLILWGWVFAQYPYILPTSMRIRDAAAPRITLELLLGGLIAGALILIPSLRYLLRTFAPAHPSSRSSTRNSKAP; the protein is encoded by the coding sequence ATGCTCTCGCAAATCGGCCTACCGGAAATCATCGCCGGCATCATGGTCGTTGCGCTCAATGCGTACGTGCTCATGGGCGGAGCGGATTTCGGCGGCGGCGTGTGGGATTTGCTCGCGAGAGGCCCACGGCGATTGCGGCAGCGCACGCTCATCGCGAACTCCATTGCGCCGATCTGGGAAGCCAATCACGTCTGGCTGATCGTCGTCGTCGTGATGTTGTTCACGGCGTTTCCGCTCGCGTTCAACGAGCTGGGAATCGTCCTGCACATTCCGCTGACGATCATGCTGATTGGAATCGTCTTGCGCGGAACGGCGTTCGTGTTTCGCAGCTACGGCGGAGAAGGGCCGGCGCGCGCGCGGTGGGGCGTCACGTTCGCCGTCGCCAGCACCATCACACCGCTCATCCTCGGCATGACGATTGGCGCGCTGGCGAGCGGCGCGGTTGGCGATGCGTCGCGAGCCGTGTCGGCCGGGTCATTCGCGGCGGTGTACGTGCAGCCGTGGCTCGGCCTCTTTCCGATCGCTATCGGCTTGATGGCGTTGTCGCTGTTCGCGTTTCTCGCCGCGGTGTATCTCGCGCACGCGTCCACTGACGCCGATCTGCGCGAAGACTTTCGCCTTCGCGCGCTCGGCGCGGCGGTCGCCGTGTTCGCGTTCGCCGCGATCGGTCTGATCGTCGCCATGCGAAGCGCGCCGATCATGGCCGGCGCGTTGCTCGCGACGGGTTGGGCGTTGGTGCTGCACGTCGTGATCGGCGCTTCCGCGACCACCGCCATCTGGGCGCTCTGGACGCGGCGGTTTGGCCTGGCGCGTGTTGCCGCGGCGGCGCAGGTGAGCCTGATCTTGTGGGGATGGGTGTTCGCGCAGTATCCCTACATTCTGCCGACGTCGATGCGCATTCGCGACGCCGCCGCGCCACGCATCACGCTCGAGCTGTTGCTCGGCGGCTTGATCGCCGGTGCACTGATTCTGATTCCGTCGCTTCGCTATCTCCTTCGCACGTTCGCTCCCGCGCACCCTTCTTCGCGTTCCTCGACCAGGAATTCCAAGGCGCCATGA